From Pseudomonas saponiphila, a single genomic window includes:
- a CDS encoding radical SAM protein has product MMPGISTSGVAGRTTFLFQINVTRRCQLRCSHCYILSDKKDTSPDMTEEEFLHVVSGIVEHMKADYNFSMRYTYVDIHVIGGEPSMLGVDFFKSALPKAKAMLAELPQEFSFSIVTNLVTREALEVARLFDKVSTSYERSTRFNKRKQEEIWRSNVQTLMAESKDLAIPGPKDFSVTTALVRPVVEAGTGIIEELTELGFTKMHFGFFIPSGDGDINAKLVQPKHSETAAFYIKALDWYLEHRSNEELWINPCESWLEAVYRNVPLDDVVCPIVHGALDIDSDGRTVSCIEKGGTNDYVSHGNIFEKAEKQNSDGTVTMEFVRGIPEVLTSQSYLKEVASARRLPLPCKTCDERHLCQANCHVLHGQWNGEGECPGFKTFIKYARNLVENHGVLPRSAMKEKESEVGNIIAIG; this is encoded by the coding sequence ATGATGCCGGGTATCTCCACTAGCGGTGTTGCAGGCCGCACAACCTTCCTGTTCCAGATCAACGTGACTCGCCGTTGCCAGTTGAGATGTTCGCACTGCTACATCCTGAGCGACAAAAAGGACACATCCCCGGACATGACCGAGGAAGAGTTCCTTCATGTGGTGTCAGGCATCGTCGAGCACATGAAGGCCGACTACAACTTCTCAATGCGGTACACCTACGTGGACATCCACGTCATCGGTGGCGAACCGTCGATGCTCGGTGTGGATTTCTTCAAGTCTGCGCTGCCCAAAGCCAAGGCGATGCTTGCTGAGCTCCCCCAGGAATTTTCATTCTCCATCGTTACGAACCTGGTCACCCGTGAGGCTTTGGAGGTTGCACGCCTCTTCGATAAGGTGTCGACCTCGTACGAACGGTCCACCCGCTTCAATAAGCGGAAGCAGGAAGAAATCTGGCGCTCAAACGTCCAGACGCTGATGGCCGAGTCCAAGGATCTTGCCATCCCAGGCCCTAAAGACTTCAGCGTGACTACTGCTCTGGTTCGCCCAGTGGTCGAGGCCGGTACGGGAATCATCGAAGAACTGACAGAACTTGGTTTCACCAAGATGCACTTCGGGTTCTTCATCCCAAGTGGTGATGGGGACATCAACGCCAAGCTGGTTCAGCCCAAGCATTCGGAGACTGCGGCGTTCTACATCAAGGCACTGGACTGGTACTTGGAGCACCGCAGCAACGAAGAGCTCTGGATCAATCCCTGCGAGTCGTGGCTTGAGGCCGTTTACCGGAATGTCCCGCTCGATGACGTTGTTTGCCCTATCGTCCACGGTGCCTTGGATATCGATTCTGACGGCAGGACTGTCAGTTGCATTGAGAAGGGTGGCACCAACGACTACGTGAGCCACGGGAACATCTTTGAGAAAGCCGAGAAGCAGAACTCTGACGGGACTGTGACCATGGAGTTCGTCCGCGGCATTCCGGAAGTGCTGACCTCCCAGAGCTACCTGAAAGAGGTTGCAAGTGCTCGCCGCCTCCCACTGCCATGCAAAACCTGCGACGAGCGCCATCTCTGCCAGGCCAACTGCCATGTTCTCCATGGCCAGTGGAACGGCGAGGGGGAATGTCCAGGCTTCAAGACCTTCATCAAGTACGCACGAAACCTGGTCGAGAACCATGGCGTGCTGCCCCGATCGGCGATGAAGGAAAAGGAGTCAGAGGTTGGGAACATCATTGCAATTGGCTGA
- a CDS encoding 2OG-Fe(II) oxygenase — MLNEIYRDGFYVTSIPREEADRLLALVKADTFLPDRPGNPAIAAWESDNPSHNNNVPVEYMAFMEALGSGPDMEHLRCHMGAFSRINVMLQRGKIGDSMSWHHDSYDPMHVVCMLYLSEDTWAPDDGGELWIGHGDVDEKGFLLDPGAVEVKGRVQPNHGTLVWCLNTNPRWVHSVSKIVADKCRYSLIGQFGYRENVLRSNIRSRYGDTWR, encoded by the coding sequence ATGCTTAATGAAATCTACCGGGACGGTTTCTACGTCACGAGCATCCCCAGAGAAGAAGCTGATCGGCTTTTGGCCCTGGTGAAGGCGGATACATTCCTGCCGGATAGACCCGGCAACCCTGCCATTGCCGCGTGGGAGTCAGACAACCCCTCCCACAACAACAACGTGCCTGTTGAATACATGGCCTTCATGGAGGCCCTTGGGTCTGGCCCAGACATGGAGCACTTGCGGTGCCATATGGGCGCTTTCTCACGAATCAATGTGATGCTTCAGCGCGGCAAAATTGGCGACTCGATGAGCTGGCACCACGACTCTTACGATCCGATGCACGTCGTTTGCATGCTGTATCTCAGCGAAGACACATGGGCTCCTGACGACGGCGGTGAGCTTTGGATAGGGCATGGCGACGTGGACGAGAAGGGGTTTCTTCTTGATCCAGGCGCGGTCGAGGTAAAGGGCCGGGTTCAGCCAAACCATGGCACCCTGGTTTGGTGCCTCAACACGAATCCGCGATGGGTTCATTCAGTGTCGAAGATCGTTGCTGACAAGTGTCGCTACTCCCTCATCGGCCAATTTGGCTACCGGGAGAACGTACTGCGATCAAACATTCGTTCGCGATACGGAGACACTTGGCGTTGA
- a CDS encoding SPASM domain-containing protein has translation MSPRPFTLHIRMTKHCNADCSYCSSFEQVDTGRMSPESFEKAVQFIFGTAMKRLGVSPTHMTAQYLGGEILTYPIADLTRCVSYLRDTAAQHGMGFMDGCQSNLIGSVAKVDGLYRLFNGRVGTSVDSRGQSRTVQGSAEKYRLIWQESDSFLRNNRSTPGAVFVLDKDGLENAEHEVKRALLQGRAITLRPVFQGGTPGQQLLGAEDARAVFMAAFEKWFMASPIIIEPFFSMAQHRLEELSGNASSIGTACAFQSDCTKKSLSLEPNGDLYLCQEMADAGLFRIGNAVTGECDLDTVEALGSRSSNLHEDCRQCPYLATCQGGCMFEAVQQGRGLSGKSYHCLSWKALFASIDDGIKTFGAGAVREWLHRLDVRNRNALNDGLAKLNQVSLEECADA, from the coding sequence ATGAGCCCGAGACCTTTCACCCTGCATATCCGGATGACGAAGCACTGCAACGCCGACTGCTCGTATTGCAGTAGCTTTGAGCAGGTAGACACCGGGCGCATGTCTCCGGAGAGCTTTGAGAAGGCAGTCCAGTTCATCTTTGGTACCGCCATGAAGCGTTTGGGGGTCTCGCCCACTCACATGACTGCCCAGTATCTGGGTGGAGAGATTCTCACCTATCCGATTGCCGACCTCACCAGGTGTGTCTCCTACTTGCGTGATACTGCCGCCCAGCATGGCATGGGGTTCATGGATGGATGCCAGAGCAACCTCATTGGCTCAGTTGCGAAGGTCGACGGCCTATACCGGCTGTTCAATGGGCGAGTCGGCACCTCGGTGGACTCCCGTGGGCAGAGCAGAACTGTCCAAGGCTCGGCGGAGAAGTACCGCCTGATCTGGCAGGAATCGGATAGCTTCCTTCGAAATAACCGAAGCACCCCCGGCGCGGTTTTCGTCCTCGATAAGGATGGCCTCGAAAATGCTGAGCACGAGGTAAAGCGGGCTCTACTACAGGGCCGCGCAATAACCCTCCGGCCGGTTTTCCAAGGAGGAACCCCCGGTCAGCAACTGCTCGGCGCGGAAGATGCCAGGGCCGTATTCATGGCTGCCTTTGAAAAATGGTTCATGGCCAGCCCGATCATCATTGAGCCGTTCTTCAGCATGGCTCAGCACCGACTAGAAGAGTTGTCTGGGAACGCTTCCAGTATTGGCACGGCCTGCGCTTTTCAGTCCGATTGCACGAAGAAATCGCTTTCCCTTGAGCCGAACGGCGACCTCTACCTCTGCCAGGAGATGGCGGATGCGGGCCTTTTCCGAATCGGGAACGCGGTCACCGGCGAATGCGATCTCGACACTGTTGAGGCTCTCGGTAGTCGTAGCTCAAATCTGCACGAGGATTGCCGGCAATGCCCCTACCTTGCCACCTGCCAGGGAGGGTGCATGTTTGAGGCTGTGCAGCAGGGAAGGGGGCTGTCCGGCAAGAGTTATCACTGCCTTAGCTGGAAGGCCCTTTTTGCGAGCATTGACGATGGCATCAAGACGTTCGGTGCTGGCGCAGTTAGAGAGTGGCTGCATCGCCTCGACGTGCGGAACCGTAATGCCCTGAACGACGGGCTTGCAAAGCTCAATCAAGTGTCGCTGGAGGAATGCGCGGATGCTTAA